TACAGGAACACTTCGGAGCGAAGTACCGGGATGTTCCAATTCAGTACGTCGTTCAGTCGAAACAGCTTGGCAGCGGGCACGCGCTCCAACAGGCCAAAAATAAACTCAGTGGGTCGTTCGTCGTTGTCAACGGCGACCGCGTCATCGAACCGTCGATCGTTACTGACGTTCTCGAAGCGTCCGAAGAAGATGACGCGGCGACACTCGCGGTTCTCGAACGGCCAGTTGAAAGCCGCTACGGTGCAGTCGTTATGCGCGGGTCGACCATCGTTGAGTTGATCGAAAAGCCCGATGATGAGTATCGGCTCGTCAACGGGGGCGTATACGTGTTCGATGAACGGATCTTCGATGCACTCGCAGAAACGCCGCGCCAGAACGGGAGCCTTCTGTTGACCGATGCAGTCGATCTACTAATTTACGAGGCGACAGTTCGAGGTGTCCGAACCGAAGGACTGTGGTCTGATGCAACATACCCGTGGGATCTGCTCTCTGTTTCGCGTGCACTACTTGAACACGAACTCGTTGACGGTCCACAGCACGAATCAGGCGTGTGGGTCGCAGACAGCGCAATCGTACACGACGACGCGACACTCCAGTCGCCGGTCGTTATTGGACCAGACTGCGAACTGGGACCAGGAGCGGTGATCGGACCCAACGTCGCGCTGGGTCGAAATGTAACGGTTGGGGCGAACTCGACTGTCGAGTCGAGCGTCATCGACACCGACACACGGATTGGTGCGGGTAGTACACTGCTCGATTGTGTGACCGGACAGGATGTCGATCTCGGAGCCGGGACAGTCGTTCCTGGTGGCCCAGCCGACGTCCAAATCAACGAGAGCCTCTTCCGTGATGAGCGGCTTGGAGCAGTGTTCGCCGACAGAGTTCGTTCTGGCGGCGGGGTCCGCTGTAAACCAGGGGCACTCGTCGGTACGAACGCCCGACTCGGAACTGGAGTCGTCGTCGATGGTCACGTTCCCGAACGCGCGGAGGTAGTACGATAATGTGTGGAATTATTGGATGTGCTGGCTGTGATGGAGAGACACTCGATACGCTGATGCACGGGCTTTCGAAGCTCGAATACCGAGGCTACGATTCAGCTGGCGTTGCGCTCTCGAATCACTCACTCAGCGTTGAACGAAAGGCGGGCAAACTCGATGCACTGAGAGATGCACTCTCGAATTCGAGTTTGAACGGAAACGGAAACGGAAATGAGAGCGTGATCGGTGACGGGTCTGGCGTGACGACTGCGGGCGACCCCGGAAACGATGCCCACGCGCCAGTCGGGATCGGCCACACTCGCTGGAGTACACACGGTCCGCCGACGGACGACAACGCCCACCCGCACCGAGATTGTACGGGTCGCGTTGCAGTCGTTCACAACGGAATCATCGAGAACTACCAGGAACTGCGTGATGATCTCTCCGAGGCAGGACACGAGTTCAAAAGCGACACGGACACAGAGGTCGTCCCGCACCTGATCGAATCGGC
The nucleotide sequence above comes from Halocatena marina. Encoded proteins:
- the glmU gene encoding bifunctional sugar-1-phosphate nucleotidylyltransferase/acetyltransferase, which translates into the protein MPTDTAVVLAAGEGTRLRPLTRNRPKPMLPAGNRPIVEYVLDALIEAGIKRICLVVGYKRSRVQEHFGAKYRDVPIQYVVQSKQLGSGHALQQAKNKLSGSFVVVNGDRVIEPSIVTDVLEASEEDDAATLAVLERPVESRYGAVVMRGSTIVELIEKPDDEYRLVNGGVYVFDERIFDALAETPRQNGSLLLTDAVDLLIYEATVRGVRTEGLWSDATYPWDLLSVSRALLEHELVDGPQHESGVWVADSAIVHDDATLQSPVVIGPDCELGPGAVIGPNVALGRNVTVGANSTVESSVIDTDTRIGAGSTLLDCVTGQDVDLGAGTVVPGGPADVQINESLFRDERLGAVFADRVRSGGGVRCKPGALVGTNARLGTGVVVDGHVPERAEVVR